From Peptostreptococcaceae bacterium, the proteins below share one genomic window:
- a CDS encoding DUF362 domain-containing protein: MSKVVVVRCETYDREVVYEKVRVGLDFLGGLNVFFDSSEKILIKPNLLASSMPDKCVTTHPAVFEAVVRIMKEEGFNIKYGDSPGFGNPEKVAANSGLKEVADRYGLSFADFSGGETVDFPQGNFTKQFELTHAVEKSDGILNLCKMKAHQLTRITGAVKNSLGLVYGINKGAMHVKYPDAISFSKMLVDLNLLVKPRLHIMDGIIAMEGNGPRSGNPKQMNVIIMSDDPVAIDATFCRMVDLNPALIPTVSYGESYGLGKWKEEDIEYLGDDPKEFISKDFDIARGPVKAENIAIASIFRSLALRKPFINESDCIRCGVCVDACPVDGKALAFKDGDRSNPPVYDYKKCIRCYCCQEMCPEEAIDVKTPLLGKLFLYR; this comes from the coding sequence ATGTCCAAAGTTGTTGTAGTTAGATGCGAAACCTATGATAGGGAAGTAGTTTATGAAAAGGTAAGGGTGGGACTCGATTTCCTTGGTGGTTTAAATGTTTTCTTTGATTCATCGGAAAAAATACTTATCAAACCGAATCTATTGGCATCTAGCATGCCCGACAAATGCGTAACCACCCATCCCGCCGTATTCGAGGCTGTTGTACGTATCATGAAAGAAGAAGGTTTTAATATCAAATACGGAGATTCTCCGGGATTTGGAAACCCCGAAAAGGTAGCCGCCAATTCAGGGCTGAAGGAAGTTGCGGACCGCTACGGCCTTTCGTTTGCAGATTTCAGCGGAGGTGAAACGGTTGACTTTCCACAAGGGAATTTCACGAAACAATTCGAACTGACCCATGCAGTTGAAAAATCCGATGGAATTCTCAATCTATGCAAAATGAAGGCTCACCAATTGACAAGAATCACCGGAGCAGTTAAAAACTCGCTAGGACTTGTATACGGAATAAACAAAGGCGCCATGCACGTAAAATATCCGGATGCAATAAGCTTCTCAAAAATGCTGGTTGACTTGAATCTTCTTGTCAAACCGCGTCTTCATATAATGGATGGAATCATAGCCATGGAAGGAAACGGCCCACGGTCTGGAAATCCAAAACAGATGAATGTTATCATAATGTCGGACGACCCAGTTGCAATAGACGCTACATTCTGCCGAATGGTGGATCTTAATCCCGCGCTGATTCCCACGGTTTCCTATGGAGAATCATATGGCCTTGGAAAATGGAAAGAGGAGGATATTGAATATCTCGGAGACGACCCTAAGGAATTCATATCAAAAGACTTCGACATAGCGAGGGGACCTGTAAAGGCTGAAAACATAGCAATCGCTTCCATATTCAGAAGTCTAGCTCTTCGCAAGCCCTTTATAAATGAATCGGACTGCATCCGCTGCGGAGTCTGTGTAGATGCATGCCCTGTCGATGGAAAGGCTCTTGCATTCAAGGACGGAGATCGAAGCAATCCGCCTGTTTACGACTACAAGAAATGCATTAGGTGCTATTGCTGCCAAGAGATGTGCCCCGAGGAGGCAATAGACGTGAAAACGCCACTCCTTGGAAAATTATTCTTGTATCGATAA
- the sdaAA gene encoding L-serine ammonia-lyase, iron-sulfur-dependent, subunit alpha, protein MDYGFRNGKELIDLCRTHEKNMGQIMILREMEISGRSMEYIRGEMKEKLEIMRAAAEKGIENEIKSVGGLIGGEARKLNDWNKKDKSISGTVMNKAVARALSVMEVNASMGHIVAAPTAGSCGILPGVIITAGETLESTEDEHIDGLFAASAVGLLVMQNATVSGAEGGCQAETGTAAAMASAGVVQMAGGTPEMSLHAGAMTFKNVMGLICDPIAGLVESPCQKRNALGVANAMVSADMALSGIESLIPFDEVVEAMLRVGKALPATFRETAMGGLATTPTGIKISKELYAPKI, encoded by the coding sequence ATGGATTATGGATTTAGAAATGGAAAAGAACTCATAGATCTATGCCGTACCCATGAAAAGAATATGGGGCAAATCATGATTCTTAGGGAGATGGAAATCTCGGGAAGAAGCATGGAATATATTCGTGGCGAAATGAAGGAAAAGCTTGAAATCATGAGGGCCGCAGCGGAGAAGGGGATAGAAAATGAGATTAAATCCGTTGGAGGACTTATTGGTGGGGAGGCCCGTAAGCTCAATGATTGGAATAAGAAGGATAAAAGTATTTCCGGGACGGTTATGAATAAAGCCGTCGCGAGGGCACTTTCGGTAATGGAGGTAAATGCTTCAATGGGACATATAGTGGCTGCTCCTACGGCCGGATCATGCGGCATACTTCCCGGAGTTATAATAACGGCCGGTGAGACGCTTGAGTCGACAGAAGATGAACATATAGATGGATTGTTCGCTGCATCTGCCGTAGGTCTTTTGGTCATGCAGAACGCTACAGTTTCTGGAGCCGAGGGGGGTTGCCAGGCGGAGACGGGAACAGCTGCGGCCATGGCATCTGCCGGAGTGGTACAAATGGCCGGGGGGACGCCCGAGATGTCGCTTCATGCCGGCGCAATGACATTCAAGAATGTTATGGGGCTAATATGCGACCCTATAGCGGGCCTTGTCGAAAGCCCGTGCCAGAAGAGAAATGCCCTAGGAGTTGCAAATGCAATGGTTTCTGCAGACATGGCGCTATCTGGAATTGAAAGCCTCATTCCATTTGACGAGGTTGTCGAGGCAATGCTTAGAGTAGGAAAAGCATTGCCGGCTACTTTTCGTGAAACCGCGATGGGCGGGTTGGCGACCACTCCTACTGGGATAAAGATTTCAAAAGAACTGTATGCACCTAAAATATGA